In Carassius auratus strain Wakin chromosome 41, ASM336829v1, whole genome shotgun sequence, the DNA window TGAAGGCTCTTTTAAACAGATAATCCAGAAAATGTCCTACCTCTGTGAACAAGAAGAATATCATTTTCATTAACTGGCCGGTGCACCATATCTGAGTCCAGCTGTCCAGCCAGAAGATGTTCATAAAACCACTCACACCTGTCTTTAAATGGCTGAGAAAAGGGAGGTAAACAAAGATCtattaaaacataattacattGATTAAACCCTGTTGCACAGCACTTACATCCCAGATGAACAGGCCAGAAACATATTTTAGACAAGGAGGCTGAATGCTCACAAGCACACAGCCCCAATGATCTTCAACTACAGTAGCTCAATCTAAATATTATACCagccattttcttttcttttatgagGTTTGCAATTTATGCGATCATATTAGCATGTCAGCAGTTTTTACACACTGATTTGTGTGATTTTGTGATTTCTTTCAAATGAAAATTACATACATTATTAAAACTAATACATAAAATCACTTCACCAGGGTTGAAAACTGAATTCACATTTTGAGCAATACAAAagttattagtaatattattgttcataataaaatactttttgtaataAGTGAAAAATTATCTGGCAACagagctgtgcaaaaaaaaacaaaaacaaaaaaaattggtgggggcttaaatatttcatttctgaCAAAATATTTTGACAGTATTACTAATCAATTCTGTTAGCATGTCTActgatttttatcaaataaaaatgtaatttacaacattaataaataaaataaaacctacactaatattgtttttaataatgttgttcatataaataataataataacagatggGGAAAAATCTAACAACAGAGCTGTGCTCTgttttaactaaatattatatttttgacaATTAAGTTCagttaaacaaacattttatactctttttatttttatattttaaatataaatatttaacattttaaatatacatttaaaattgtacagCAGTGCCATAATTTGAATTGATAAAACCTTGAAAACATAAGAGATGGGACAGCAGAACCAGGACCACCATTTAAAGAAGAGGGATGCAGATGtgttgtattaaaaaataattgaaaatattattttcatgcaaTGTTAATTTTAAGTTAGATGCCAGTTTATCAGACACACAGTATACATACATCTTATATATTTAGATGAAATATTATGAAGACAAATATTCTACTCCTGAAAATAACATGTGATTTTCAATTCCATCGAGACTCCTTGTTTTTATGGGCCATGTGGAAACTGTGGGGCCCTGATGATGTCCACATCTGTGACAGGATCTAATGAGCAAACTGTACATCAGCTATTTCAGTGTCTCGTCATGCTTACCTGTCCTTTAATAATATGCATGAAGCGGGACATGAGCTCAGGGCACTCCAGCAGGAAGTGGAAATGGTTGAAGATGATTGTGGGATTCCTGGgaacaataaattattttgagaAACTGTTTTGTAAGCAAAGGCCTAAACATGTATATGTGCATAGCACCCATACATACACACCACAAGCCTTAAACTTAAAGAGGtcttattatgctcttttacaaagtcttgattttgttttgggggtgtactagaacaggctgtCAGACTAAGTTACTAAAAAAccttattacaacacctctctccccagtctgacATGAACAGCTTGAATAGTTCCTGTATTAAATGAAGGCTCTCCTTCTGAAAtacgaaatgtgctgtgattggttagctgggccagagtgtgttgtgattggcagcactCTGTGCCCTTACCATAGGCACCTGCGAGCttcagggtgctttcacactagcacttttggtgcgcgTGGGTTCGATTGACGTCAGAGTTTGGtttgtttggatgatgtgaacgccgTCTTCCAAACTCAGGTGCGCACCCGCAAACTGTACCTGAGTCTGCTTAAAAAGGGTGAGGTTCATGTGAACTCCAGAACGATTCGCTGCTGATGTGAATGTAATCGTACCAAATCGCGCAAGTGAACTACAATTAATGACattgatttataaaaatgtgtttcactcaCTGTTCTCACAAGCGTGACTGATGTGCTGCAAGCAGAAAGCTATAAGTCTCATTTCTGTTCCCCTTCaacgttctttagagcatttgCAGTACATTCGCAAGACACAATTAAGTGCCGTTATGTACCAAAGCTTTGTAAACTAAACAAACGGTTCAAAATTGTGAAGAGAGCAACATTATACATTTGCCACCTTCTCCTGCACCGTCATTACTAACcaacggggtaaacagctgctaGCTTGATGACATAAACAACCACAGTTCagacccaaataaaataatatgaacgcAGTCTAGCGGAGGCAGGAGGAAGGGGAGCAATTGAACTCGGACAAGGTAagcgaaccaagtgtgaaagaACACTCAGTGTAAATATTGCGTCAGAGGATATAAACCCGGATGATTGTAACAGCTCTAAGTTTctttctctagtgcagctcagcCAGGTCTACACCAATTCGTCGATATTTGTGAGATCACAAATCCCGGACAATATGTGTGTAATCCAAACAAGTAATTCGTTGTGGtttttaaaagtgatttctgttaagtAAAATATCACCTTTTGAAGTGGTCTTcgagctttgtaactttgtttttattttcaaacagcAACAtaacagactaactaaagttgaaaaagtgaaaaagcataataggacccctttaagatTATAGAAGAGGTCTACTTGAAATTTCAACTCTATCATTATCTACTATTGTACTATTACTAatccttgtgtcattccaaaacgcatgcatgttttgtcatttttagtagacattttaaaataatttgaatgcagCTCTTTCGTGGTGCATCTCGTCCAGAATTGGTGTGTTTCGTTACTATGGGATTATGAGatgccataaaaataaaaataaaaattgcacatGAACACCTAAGCTTCCATGGAGGAGAATATTTAagttaataaaatttattttaggtTAATTTTGTTTATcacatacactgctgttcaaacgTTTGGAGTCATGAAGACTTTTTggcaacactttagaatagggaacacatattcactattaactaagagttCTACCTGAACAAACTCCATAACTGCtgcatattaataattaataagctagttgttaagtttaggtatggagtcggattaagggatctaaaacatgcagaaaaatgcattaatatgtttaatatcttactgacccaaaaacTTCTCAGTGCTAGTGTACATCATGTACATCTACAGCTAACGTACAGATAGTATCCTTTTTTACtctcttaataaataaatgcattgaaaTAAATCGCTCTCGACTTACCTCGTCACAAAACACTTGAGCACTTCATCATGTTTACAGACAAACTCAATGAATCGAGGGGAGGTCATGCTAGATATcagggaagaaaaaagaaaagtcatgACAGTCTATTTATCATGCATTAATTAAAGAGTGATTAAATGGTCTAATAACATTATCATTAGAAAGGCAGAGGGGTCAGGGTAAGGAGACATTATGAACACTCACACCGAATGAGCTCATGAGCAGATGTCTATTAAAACACTATTCTTGGATCTCCTGTACTTCCCATAAACTTTACAGGGCAAGTGAAGCCACTTCACCACTTTTAAAGTTCACATACTTTtattgatgcttttatccaaagtggccCACAGTGCATTTAAACTATACATTTTGTCACTATGCATGTTCCcgctgggaatcaaacccatgacattAGCAATGCCAGCACCATGGACAAGATCTCATTACTATTGAGATGTACGAACAAGCTGTTCTCTGCAGTTTAGTTTCTAAAATTGTCCGTGTGAAGTGGAAAGAAACTTTAAAGTTTGAGGTCAGTCTTACCCATGTGGCATCTGACAGGAACAGCACATGTAGAAGGCCTGGATCACAGCACTCAGGCGATTGGCTATCATAGAGATGACATCCTGACCATCAGCACAACCCTCCGGAGTCTTCATCATCGACTTGGCCTCCAGCAACAGTGGGGGATTTTCGCTGGCAACGGAGGGGTCGACCTCCTGGTTTTTCAGGAAGAGTGACGCAATGTCATTTCCCGAGGATGAGGTTGTTGCGTCTGTGCTCTCCTTATCCATCTCAGTGGAGATGAGGACCAGCCATTCTTCAAGAGAGTGCCACAGCAGCTCCAGAGGCTAGACAGCAACACGAGAGAACATCACTTCAACAAAGATGTGCTGTACAAGACCAGAGCAGGAGAGACAGCTTTGGTATTTCCAATTGTGAGAAACGATTTCATTCTACAGCAGCCTGCATGTTCATCTATGCAGTTTTCGATGATAGGGTGATGTGATATattgatatttacagtatatgctaTATGACACTGTGAATATCGGTCTGATCTTATTAGAATTCTTGTGTTGGGACTTCCATGAAAACATTAAGACagatatttggtaacactttagaataaggttccattagttaatgttagttaactactttcgttaacatgaactaagcaagaacaatccttctacagcatttataaatcttagttcatgttaatttcaacatttactaatgcattatttaaatcaaaagttgtgcttgttaacattagttaatgcactgtgaattaccatgaataactgtattttcattaactaacattaacgaagatgaataaatacagtaataaatgtattattcattgtttgttcatgttaattaatacattaactaacattaactaatggaaccttattctaaagtgttaccagatattttaataatatctcAGGCTAAAACATCAACTTTAAATATGTCAACAAATTCGGCagttttgattcatttttatGAATCAATTCTTATATATAGTCTCTTTTTGACACGGACTCAGTCAAAAATGTTCACTGAAGTCTCTGCATGGTAGTTGTTTTAAAACGGTTTAGTAAATATGAGAGATGAGAGAAAGGCGCAGCCGCGGGGCGACCCTCCTGCCTATGACTGTGCCCCGTGCGAGCCTCTTCACACGGGTCGTGGCAAGCGGCGGAACTGAGACGGTGCCAGCGCCAAAGTCCCGTTTAAAGTAAGACATTACCACAAAAGCCCAGTTGAAGGCAAACTTCAGCTTTGTACACTGAAACATAAACTGTGACAGCCTCTTTCAGCCTCCATTACTAGCAACGAACTACATTAACGCTAACATTAGTGGCGTGCTCTAATGCTAGTATTTTCTGTCACTCAGGATTTGTTCAGAGATGAACACCGCCATCTAGCAGTCGGGAAATAAACTCAAAATGAAACAACTGCCATTAATCTTATATgattattcattgtttttttataaatatcgaTATAccatttttgagaatcgatatTATATCGCCAAACTAAATATTGTGATACTCGCGTGTATCGATATTTTCTTGCACCCCTACCTTAAACACCTGGTTACGTGGTGTCTTGTTTCCGTTGTAACCCATGTCTTTCCCGTTGTTTGGGGAGGACGGCCCAAGACAGAACACATGACAGAAGATCCGGATAATTCGGAGCAAACTCTTTGTTTGGACCTCAAAGTTACTGGACAAGCTGAATGGAAACAGAGTGAGAAATACATTTGCTTAAAGGAAGTACTTAGTAATAAAATTCCTCAAGAATTGTGGATAACACACACCTCAGAAGTTTGTGTCCATTTGTGGTTGCCACCTCAGCCAAGCTGGTCAACATCATTTGGTAGCTGGAGTCACTCTGCTGTGAAACATGTTCTAGGACCTGCCTTAACTTAAAaatcatattcaaaatgtaaaaagacaCTTATGTACATAAACTCATCAAGAAACATAGATGGGGGGAAAAGAGACATACCATGTTCTCTTTAATGTCATCATCCTGGGTCATCTGTATCAGTGTCTGAAACAGTCTGCTATGGTGCTGGATGAGAATTTCACATGTTTCACCATATCCACCCTAAAAGTAGTTACACATTAGTAACCTGCGTATGAATACCTGAGTGTGTGGATATTATGTACACATGCTGCATTCACCTGCACACACAGGTCAAGTGGTGTAACCCCATTCTTGTCTGGCAAATACTTGGCTCCCCTGAGGAGCAGTATCTGTGCGGTGTCCCTCTGACCATGACTGCAATACAATGACAAAATCTTGTAAATTGCATGAATATCAATATCTTTCATCCCGGGGAACAAGTTTATATCCTAGTTCTTGAGTGCATCAAGAACACGGCAGATTTGAATGAATGAAGTGAATGATGACTATGTTAATGACAAACTTTCTTCTGATCCTCACATAAAGCTATCAAAATGGCTTGGAAGACTTGAGTTCGAGGTCTGGCTCAAGGTCTTTCCACAGTCTGGTGTCCCTCTATACTCTTCTGTTGCTTCCTGCCTCTCTCCATTATTCCTATTAAGGCAAGAGTGCTGAAAGAACTAAAATTGGTCCTGGATGTAGCACATAAGTCATATGGATTAATGCCAGAAAGTATGCAAATATGCATAACATGCACTCATCTATGGAGTAGGTGAAGAGCTACCTTACCTAGCTGTAAACATGTTAAGAGTTAACCAACTAGCTCAGCAACATTCTCTTTATATCAGCAGTTGTCAATGTTTCTAACTACAATAGCCAAAGAACCCCTAGACCTAGTTTTGTCTTATCTGtcgaaacacaacacttgaattagggatgcacaatattatatttttacagatATCCAATATATTTCAACTAATatatatgtcacattttattattaggtctttcgacacatatattttttaccaaataaaaaggaccgcacttttagagttcatcccactatctGATGTGAgaataagtattggaacagttgaatttaaggcagatgcaAAAGattaaagctaatatttagtttcagatcccttgcatgcaatcagagcagtgagtctgcaacacatagacatcaccagactcttggtcttatgctttgaaatgcttttctccagcctttattgcagccaattccaactttTGCTTGTTTGGCGGGAGGTTCTGTCTTTAGTGTCCTCTTCagatggtgaaattaatgtttaatCAGATTTAAATTGGGAGCTTGATTTGGggaatctaagactttacatttatttgccctgataaagtccttgactgcaCTGGTAgggtgctttgggtcattgtcccaATCCAAtttgaagtgctttctaatgagtttgatgccatttcttgaatattggtagccaagatgattttgtacccttccaaattcattctgcaaCTGCCATCATTCATTAAGTCATCATTCAAATAAAGAGGTcatgttctagagacagccaagCATGCttatgccatgacaccacctccaccaagctttacagatgaggttgtgTGCcaaggatcatttgcagttccctttgTTTCCACACTTTTGTTCTGTTCCAATACttctgctcacatcagatagggagatgaaactctaaaagtgctgatcttcttagctgcTAAAACACCTTTGTggtgaatcacccaataataaatgtgacattctgtagttttgtatcatattcatattttgactccacagcaaacagaacaattctgtctttactgttccaatacatATGAAGCATCCTTAACGTGAAACAAATATGCATAGCTAGACATATTGCACTTATATATTTGCATACTTCTTAGGTCAGAACAAGCCCAGATTTCCTGTTTTAAAAACCTATTAAGCTCATGTTTAATTACTCTATTTAATTATCTGTTGTGAGGCATGTTAGTgttgatcatcatcatcagtcttgAGTGGACTGATATCAGTGGCAAAATGCTAAATTCTCATTAGCCTGTCCTTTCAGCAAAGAAAGTTGAATTTCCTTGTTATTCTCGTCAAACTCACAAGAAAGCTTTGTGTTTAAAGgatataagctaaaaaaaaacatctgtacaAACCCCTAATTTTCCTAATTATGCTTCTTGTGTAGTCAGAAAGCATCCAGATTCAGTCACTGAATGGAAGTTAATTTTCTTAAAGGGTCACATTCTAATTGTTGACCACACACTTCCAGTTCAGGCGGCTTGAAATAAACAGTAATCATGGTAAACATTATACATTTGCATTGGCAGCTGGTAGTGCTGGGGTTGAAGATGCTTAGCTGCTCACCTGCAGGCGAAATAGAGTGGAGTCGCTCCAGAGACATTGGGCCTGTTGATGTCCGCTCCACTGTCCAGGAGACACTGCACTGTCTATGAGAAACACAAATCATCACATTAACCTTCTTTTGAACTTCTCTGGCTGGAAATCCTGTAATCAAGTCTGCAAGTTATGTAGTCAGAGAGTTTCCGTACAGTCTTGTGTCCGTTCTGGCAGGCCACATGTAAGGCTGTCTGGCCCATGGCGTCCTCCACGTCCACATTAGACACATGCTGCACCAGGTCATGAAGAAGCTCTGTCCTTCCATTCACTGCCAGCCAATGAATCTAATGGCATGAGATAATGAGATAATTAAATTTTAGTAAAAACAGTActacattaatacaaaaaaataaaaatacttataatatatattagagaTTTGGTTGTACCTggtgtaataatgaacataatcCACATatgtattctaatttatttatttatttgcagtagCCATTGCTGTGCTGTAACCCAAATACTTGAATTAAGTTTAATTAGAATAATTTAGTTTATACCTTTATATTAGtttctttattaaaatgattaataaatgtcaataaaaaaaaagttttaaaatgggTTCAGCAGGAGTGAATAAAAAGCTGGTTTCCAGAATACATATCTGTAATAattgtttacaaataaaatgaactggcaacttttgtgtgtgtgttatttcacAGCTTTGATgactttactattattttaaaatacagacaaaatgcagtataaaaaaaaaaacattagaaaaaaaaaataattaaaataataataataataataataattattattattattattattattactattattgttattttatatatacacatatatacatacatacatgcacacacatatataaaccaATTTCAGAATCATAACTatgcaaatgtgttgttattattatagtacAGCATACTCACAGCAGTGAGACCttcattattacaaatattaacatCAGCATTGTACTCTAACAGTCTGCCCATACACTTCTTCTGTCTGTGAAAATATAAGACAACATGGGATCATGGGACATCATGGGACTCAGCACAGATGCATTTCTAGGTTACAATTTTTGCATGCAATACACACAAATGCTTAGGCTATGTAAACAAAGCATGCATAGGGAAGTCCTAAGAGTTTTGTtaggtaaatttttttttttttaaataaaaaaaaaaatttttttttttacaatgattgtttgatttttaaaacacaatgtgACGTGAGTCTTCTGTTTCTATAATACGAACACAAGTTTGACGCGTATTAGATCGACAGATATACCATGCGCTCTTATACTGTATTCTGTCGATATTTTAGCTAAATCTGCTTCAGTAAGTAATAACGTCTACATTCAATAaagtgaagtgagtgaagtgacattcagccaagtatggtgacccatactcagaatttgtgctctgcatttaacccatccgaaatgcacacacacagagcagtgaacacacacacactgtgaacacacacctggagcagtgggcagccatttatgctgcggcgcccggggagcatttgggggttcgatgccttgctcaagggcacctaagtcatggtattgaaggtggagagagagctgttcatgcactacccccacccacaattccgtccggcccgagactagaactcacaacccttcgattgggagtctgactctctaaccattaggccacgacttcccctgataatatataaatagatataataGATAAATACTGGATAACAAATCActgaagatttatttattatttattttcaagagaCAGTACGTTTAACATGTTGTTTGTGTAATTAACATGCTTAAATGGTCTAACAACAAAGCATTCAACACTACAAACACGGGCCTTCAGAAGGATGCCAAGAACTAAAATCTTTAAGAGCTGCTTGGATTCAACTCACTGTATTTTCCTcatttgcttgaaataaaattatatataattcgtTATTTTTAGCCATGTAGGATATGCTGTGATATGCTGTAGCCATAtcttcaaatgtgtgtgtgtgtgtgtggtctacaAAGAAATGTAGAAAATACAAAAGATTACAACACTGTAGAACATCACctaattaaattagcctatatatacacataatatataaatacatgcatacatatatatatatatatatatatatacacacacacacacacacattatagctCAGATAatgtaacatatatataatataacagaaCTAAAATTCATGCAGAAACAAAGATATAAGTGCAAACTGAAAACTatacagtgacgtcaaccttggttttaCTAAGAAATAAGTTTAGTATCACAGCGAATGCTACAGCGTCATCTAGCCATAAGAACGTAACCATAACAGATACGCTttcaagtaaaataatcatatgcCTTTAAGCATTTAATAAGTTAATTAgatgtcagtaatgaacaataaggcacaaattatagcgatcatgaGTAAGGTCTTTATTCTGTTTCAAAGTGTAGAGTGAAGTGGATATACAGTATACAACACCCAATCAGTTATATTAAGGTGTATACTGCCACCTGTTGGCGCAGTTGTGTAACTTGGAGAACAACTTTAATGCCAagatcataagaaaaaaaaaagtcatgataacgagaaaacaagaatgaaaaattTGAATAATCCATAACCTCTAGGACTTCCGTACACGCGGGATTAGGACTAAGAAATGTGGTCTGTTATGCTCCCAGCAGGTGGTAGCACTGGAGTTTACCCGTTTCTTGCAGCCAGATGCAGAGGTGTGCAGCCGGAGATATCCTGATAGTTTGGATTTGCTCCACGCCTCAGCAGCAGGACGAGACACTCTATTGATCCACAGCTGAAACAACAACGACATCTTCAGAGAACCGGGTCATCAGAATATTACAAATGATCTGTTTATTTAGGAAACACCAGGAAAACACTTTATCAGGAGTTTAGGAATCTTAAAAGAACAATTAGGGAATAGATTTCAAAAGAGGAATGCACCATTTCTGTAGTTTTGTGAGAATGTGAAAAGAACTAATTCTCTTACTTGGCAGCGATATGTAGAAGGCTTCTTTTAACACGTCCAAATGCGTAGTTGACATCAAACTTCGAGTTTAAAAGCAATTCAGAAACTGAtctatgagcaaaaaaaaaaaaaaattataaaatgccaGTAAACATAACACACTTATTACATTTAGCTGTGTGGCCCAAGAGAAGTTTAAAGCAGTCGACCGCCACCAAACGTTACATCCTCTTCTTTAGCTTGCATTAAATTTACAGCTGTTGATCAGTGAGCCGCAAACACATTCTGTACTGGAATTGTTGTACTGAGGAAGCTGCAGGAGTGGgtggtgttttgtgttttactGTGTGTCTGCTTCTCTTGGCCGTCTGTTATGTCACAGGACAACGGTGACACTCACCTGTGCTGGTCAGCCATGACCATTGGCATGAGGGTGTACACGGCTGTTTCACTGtctagaagaaaacaaaaatacacatattatataacattttcttCCAAACTACTTGCAAACTGCTTTGGAAAATGGAAAATCttgtttttaatgtgaaatatagCACAATAGTATGTATAccagataataataaataaaaatgacaagtttTACAATAAAGAAAATTAATCGAGAATCACGATAGCGACAAAAGTACAATTTCCAGATATATTAAAGCCATTCATGAGTGTCATTCTACAATTCTGGCCATTGATGTTAATTATATTACTTAGTTCTGACACTTTTCTTCAGAAATAGTATCATACATCCACTAAGAGAACATAAACAATCTTACACAAATAATTGCACACCCTATTGTTCAATTTGTTTGAAATTACCTTATAATTATACCTAATAACCATATCTGCAAAGCAAATATTActcttaaaattgatttaaaacaaacattgtatattatatttaaataataatacaatacactAAAATGTAGCACGTCAGTCTGTAGTGACACACAGTagcaataaacattttatttggaaaccccctttattttttgtaatttaaaaacgTCACTATTGTTTTTCTTTATCTATGACCTGACCGGAAGTGACTTCATGCGAATCAGAGAAATACAACAAAGTCCTTTCTCTGAATACAATCTCAAGAATTAAGTAGTCATTGACCATATATGGATAGAACGGGATGAACGTGTATGGCCGTTGACAGAAATTTTTCTCGGAAAACGACATGATTAGAATGTAACAAGAGTCTCCCTGACAACCTGAGTAGTCCTCAGAAACAAGGAtttgagatagatagatagatagatagatagatagatagatagatagatagatagatagatagatagatagatagtttggcGTGACGTCTCACCTTCGGGGAGTTCCACAGTCCTCGCACGGCGCAGGGACCGCGTCAGTCGACTCAGCTGTACGTTTAATTGCTCCATCGCCCGTTCCATCATATGGGATTCAGCTCATTGAAAACACgtactcactctttctctctctatgaAAAGACAAATCCTCGTTCTCTTCCATCTGCTGTTGGCTAATGCGCCATGATCACGACTCATTCCACCGCACAATATCCCTCCATCGCGCTCTGATtcattttgggaaaatatttcCTCCTGGTGTCTTTCTTCCTGTTTTCATTGCAATGCCGTATGGGAAGTGTATTCTTTGGACAGATACACATGTAGGAGTCCGTGACGTGACGCCAGAGACGTGACGCCAACCGGTCACAAAAGTgaccttaattttatttattttatttattttttcatttataaagctcTAAAAAACCTTACTGCCTGATGTTTAAGTGCACTTCCTTCAAATTTGGGTTTAAATTCTACATGTGCAGTTTCACATGATTAGtgcaaattgtcacatgaccagagcacCTTATTTCCCGTTTGCACTTTGAGAGGATCAAAGCTGCGTCAAGGCTCCAAAACTAGAGGCTAGTGAAGTGtcttaacataaatatatgacaAAGATTTTTGGTGCACATAAACTTTAGGGTGTATAGTATAAAAATATGCATTCgcatatatttagttttgtttggtgtggtcagtgcttaatttgtaatATGTAAGGTCCTGGAACATATGGCAAATGTCTTTATGGTCTTTTATGactcttaaaatgttttttttttttttttttacttctaaaatgcttgttaaaacagtttaaataagaaaactaaataagaaatgttgtaCTGAGAACGGTACTGTAGGACATTTAATGAAAACCAAGGCTATTTTCCGcaatttacaattattatataattattattataaccataaTTCAGGATTACACCAACTTGTTccctcctattttttttt includes these proteins:
- the LOC113060043 gene encoding E3 ubiquitin-protein ligase HACE1-like isoform X1 is translated as MMERAMEQLNVQLSRLTRSLRRARTVELPEDSETAVYTLMPMVMADQHRSVSELLLNSKFDVNYAFGRVKRSLLHIAANCGSIECLVLLLRRGANPNYQDISGCTPLHLAARNGQKKCMGRLLEYNADVNICNNEGLTAIHWLAVNGRTELLHDLVQHVSNVDVEDAMGQTALHVACQNGHKTTVQCLLDSGADINRPNVSGATPLYFACRNNGERQEATEEYRGTPDCGKTLSQTSNSSLPSHFDSFIHGQRDTAQILLLRGAKYLPDKNGVTPLDLCVQGGYGETCEILIQHHSRLFQTLIQMTQDDDIKENMLRQVLEHVSQQSDSSYQMMLTSLAEVATTNGHKLLSLSSNFEVQTKSLLRIIRIFCHVFCLGPSSPNNGKDMGYNGNKTPRNQVFKPLELLWHSLEEWLVLISTEMDKESTDATTSSSGNDIASLFLKNQEVDPSVASENPPLLLEAKSMMKTPEGCADGQDVISMIANRLSAVIQAFYMCCSCQMPHGMTSPRFIEFVCKHDEVLKCFVTRNPTIIFNHFHFLLECPELMSRFMHIIKGQPFKDRCEWFYEHLLAGQLDSDMVHRPVNENDILLVHRDSLFRSSCEVVSKSSNKKLKQGIAVRFHGEEGMGQGVVREWFDILSNEIINPDYALFTQSADGTTFQPNSNSSVNPDHLNYFGFAGQILGLALYHRQLVNIYFTRSFYKHILGIPVSYQDVSSIDPEYAKNLQWILDNDISDLGLELTFSVETDVFGTMEEVPLKPGGTAIQVTQDNKAEYVQLVTELRMTRAIQPQINAFLQGFHTFILPSLIQLFDEYELELLLSGMPEIDVMDWKKNTEYTSGYDLQEPVIQWFWEVVENLTQEERVLLLQFVTGSSRVPHGGFAFLMGGSGLQKFTIAAVPYTSNLLPTSSTCINMLKLPEYPSKDVLRDRLLVALHCGSYGYTMA
- the LOC113060043 gene encoding E3 ubiquitin-protein ligase HACE1-like isoform X2, whose amino-acid sequence is MMERAMEQLNVQLSRLTRSLRRARTVELPEDSETAVYTLMPMVMADQHRSVSELLLNSKFDVNYAFGRVKRSLLHIAANCGSIECLVLLLRRGANPNYQDISGCTPLHLAARNGQKKCMGRLLEYNADVNICNNEGLTAIHWLAVNGRTELLHDLVQHVSNVDVEDAMGQTALHVACQNGHKTTVQCLLDSGADINRPNVSGATPLYFACSHGQRDTAQILLLRGAKYLPDKNGVTPLDLCVQGGYGETCEILIQHHSRLFQTLIQMTQDDDIKENMLRQVLEHVSQQSDSSYQMMLTSLAEVATTNGHKLLSLSSNFEVQTKSLLRIIRIFCHVFCLGPSSPNNGKDMGYNGNKTPRNQVFKPLELLWHSLEEWLVLISTEMDKESTDATTSSSGNDIASLFLKNQEVDPSVASENPPLLLEAKSMMKTPEGCADGQDVISMIANRLSAVIQAFYMCCSCQMPHGMTSPRFIEFVCKHDEVLKCFVTRNPTIIFNHFHFLLECPELMSRFMHIIKGQPFKDRCEWFYEHLLAGQLDSDMVHRPVNENDILLVHRDSLFRSSCEVVSKSSNKKLKQGIAVRFHGEEGMGQGVVREWFDILSNEIINPDYALFTQSADGTTFQPNSNSSVNPDHLNYFGFAGQILGLALYHRQLVNIYFTRSFYKHILGIPVSYQDVSSIDPEYAKNLQWILDNDISDLGLELTFSVETDVFGTMEEVPLKPGGTAIQVTQDNKAEYVQLVTELRMTRAIQPQINAFLQGFHTFILPSLIQLFDEYELELLLSGMPEIDVMDWKKNTEYTSGYDLQEPVIQWFWEVVENLTQEERVLLLQFVTGSSRVPHGGFAFLMGGSGLQKFTIAAVPYTSNLLPTSSTCINMLKLPEYPSKDVLRDRLLVALHCGSYGYTMA